The nucleotide sequence GGATCCTAAGATAAGAAAAGATGATTAGGCTTTTGAAACCTAGGGGCTGTTGTATTTTTGAATAGGGTGATTTTTAAGGATAATAATAAAAGTTTGACTGTTTCACTTAAACTATTGGTACTATGATAAATAGAGAATATTTTTCAATATATGAGATTGAAGAGGCATCCCTTTTGGATTTTTTTCTGGAGATATTGGAAGCCAGAAAAGTAACTTTATTAGGGCAAGAAGAAATGGAACTCCCGAGTAGTTTCTCTTACCAACTGGTACACCTGGCCTGGATGCTGCACAGTGGAAAGCTCCGGCTAGACACCAGCAAAGCAATATGGGAGGTACGCTCCAATATCGGAGAAGAGCTACCTTTTGGAGGATATCAAAAGCTGGTCAAGGAGACGTCTTACCCATCTTTGTTTGAGCTGATATGGCATTTGAAGCTCTGTTGGTTTGACACCTCCCTGATGTTTGGTTATAGTTTTGATTTGGATTCTAGCTGGTATCATAAACGGCTTTTCCCTTTTGGCTCTGTGTACCAGCATACCCGGGACCGGACCCTGATCAGTAAGGAGAAGGATGAGTATTGGCTGATCAGGCATCATGCGAGCGGATATATGAACAAAAAGGTAAGCTATATCCAAGATGATAAAGTACGGTATTTCCACCCGAAGTCAAAGGAACTACGGGCCCTCAGGAAAGGAAAACCTGTTAGAAGAAGAAAGACCTGCAGACCTGATGATCTGGAAGATTATGATCTGTTCATTACGGCATTTAAACGGTTGAAGATGAATTGACCAGTGAGAGTAATGAGTGTAGAACCTACTTCTAAACCTTCACCAAAACCTCCCTCCTATTCCTAAGGTCCAAAAATTGTGGGTGCTTATTTGAAGGATTCGAGGAAGTGGTAGGGATGGTTTATTAGAGAGGAAATTTTACTCTTGAGTGTAATTAGGCAACAAATAACATTTTTATTGGGAAATCTATCACTTCTACATCTTAAACTAAAAAAATAATTTCATTTCTATAATTTAGAGAAAATATTAACTTTACTATTTCTTATACGCAGAGAACAATTCCTCTACTTTAATATCTAAAATAGTAAATTAATTTTTCAAAAAAATATCCCTTCTTTTCCATTCAATTCAATATAAACCATGAATTATTGCATAAAATCAATTGGAACACCTTGTATTCTTTCATTATTTTTATTTTCCTGTGAAGGAGAAATAGGACCCAATGGTCTTAGTAGCCTAACAAATATCACAGATGAAAAAGCAGGGACAAATTGCGAAACAGGAGGTTTAAAAATTGAAACTGGATTAGATTCTGATTCAAATGGACTATTAGACCAAAATGAAGTTTTGAATGTAAATTATGTTTGTAACGGCTCCAATGGTTTATCCAGTTTAACTAGGTTTTCTCCAGAACTTCCTGGCTCAAATTGTGAAAATGGAGGAATTGTAATAAGTTCTGGAATAGATTTGAATAAAGATGGAGTGTTAGGTGATGAGGAAGTTACGACTTCATCATTCGTATGTAATGGAATAAATGGCCAAAACGGGTTAATCAATTCAACAAGCGAACCTCCAAGCGAAATATGTAAATTCGGTGGCATAAAAATCAATTCTGGTATTGACACTAATGGAGATAATATTCTTGATGAGACTGAAATCACCTCAAGCGCCCTAGTTTGCAACGGAAATGACGGAAAAAACAGCCTTTCTAAAGTTAATATTGTACCCAAAGGTGAAAGATGTGAAAATGGAGGTTTAAAATTCAGCTCAGGAATTGACTCAAATAATAATGGCGTTCTTGATGAAATTGAAATTGAATCAACATCCTACACTTGTAATGGCTTGGATGGGAACTTAAGTTTAATCAATATTTCAGATCAAAGTAAGGGAGATAAGTGTGAAAATGGGGGGATAAAGATAGAATCAGGTATAGACATTAATAATAACTACCAACTTGACCAAAGTGAAATCCTTGTAACTAAATATGTTTGTCATGGATCAAGCGGAATAATTAATGAAGAAATTCAAATCAAATTATCCAATGGGATAGGGACTGCTATGAATACAAGTAGCTCTACACCTACCCTTGTTCCACTTACTACCTATCTCGACTTAAACAATTATCCAAATGTTGACTCTGTCGTCTTTGTTTCAGATCCATGGGTTGCTGAAACTAATAATTACGCGAGCTTAGAGCTTTATAATATTACAGATGCTGAAATAGTTACTGAAAGCATGATTAGAAGTAATAAGTTGTATAGTGGAAGAACACAAATCAAAACAGGCAACATTTTTACTCATATACCTCAAAAATCAATTCAACTAGGGCTTAGGTTTAGATCTGAAATAGATGGATCCTATGCTGCTAGTGGAATTCCTTATTTATACTTGTATAGAAAAAAATAAGCTCAAATAATCCATATTATACTTAAAAATAAAGAAGCCAATTTATTGAGATGGCTTCTTTATTTTTCCCTCGACCTTCAGCATTATGTTTACAACTATTTCTCGTTTACACTTTCCTGAAGCAGCACTCCTTTTCCTGATGTTCATAGATTGGATTGAGGGTACTTATTTGAAGGATTGGTGGAAGTGGCCATGAAGGCTTATTAGGGTTAAGGATTTAAAAGAATATAGCAAAAAAAACCACCTCAAATAAATGAGATGGCTTTGTGATTATTTATATCTTTTGGCCTTAGACCTTAGTCTTTCGGCTTTTGGCATTTCACTTTCGTCCTTAGGAATTGCAAAAACTAATATTCCTTAATCTTCTCTCTCTCCCAATTCTGCTCCTTAACAGGTTCTGGAAATCTATAAGTCGATTTTGAAAGTACCCTAGGTGAACTCAGTACCTTAGCCCTTACCTTTCTTAGGGTAACCACATTGATTACACTTCCCAAACTTATGGCCAAGATGGAAACAACTGGAAACATAATCCAATCATTTAAATCTTTACAAACAATCATCAAGGCCAAAAACAATAATTTAAGTCCCCCTAACATCATAGCCACTTGATCATGACGATTCCCCATCCGCATTAAGAAATGATGGATATGTGATTTGTCGGGGCTAAATGGTGAATGTCCCCTTCGTATCCTGCGTACAAATACTCTTAAGGTATCATAACAACAAATCACCATCATTACGAGCCCAGTAGTGATAGGAGCATCAAACCTAAATAGTGAATTATTACTATTCATTAATTCTCCATTCGCATAAATAAAATAAAAGGCCATCGTAGCAATAAATAATCCTAATGGCAATGACCCTGTATCCCCCATAAATATTTTAGCAGGATGCCAGTTATAAAACAAAAAACCGATGATGGCAGCACTTAAGGATAAACAGAGCAAGGATGGAATATAAAAGCCAGTCAGTCCAAACCAAATAGACATAAACCCTGTCGATATAAGTCCCAAAATCCCCGCAAGACCATCTAATCCATCTATTAAGTTATAAGCATTGGTAAGTCCTACCAACATAAAAAGACTCAAACTATAACTTATCCAAATGGGTAGTTCTTCCACTCCTAAAAAACCATAAAAACTATGAATTCTAAAATCTCCCAATATCACCACTAAGAAAAATGCCATTAACTGGCCAATTAATTTTTGCATGGCAGACAAATCTTTCATATCATCCCATAAACCAATGGAAAATAACATCCCCATACTCACCAAAACGTAGGAAAAATTCCCCAACTCACCAAAAGAAAAAATCACTATCACACCAGAAATAAATCCCAAAATAATGCCTACCCCCCCATTGATGGAACAGATATTTTATGAATTTTCCGTCCTCCAGGTTGATCTAGCATATTACTTTTTGACATTAACCTGATCACCAAAGGAATACTAATCATGGTTATGATAAACGAAGCTAATATGACAAAAATAATATCCATCTAAACAATTAAATAAATTCCATGCAAATTATCCTTTAATATAACATAAAGCAAAAGCCCCGCCATTTTTTATAGCAGGGCCGATATATATACAAATTGCAATACCCTTTTCTTACTCCACCGTCACAGATTTTGCCAAATTCCTTGGTTGGTCTACATTACAGCCCCGCATCACTGCAATATGGTAAGAAAGCTGCTGCAAAGGAATCACAGAAATCAAGGGGACAAAGGCTTCGTGAGCTCTAGGGATTTCAATGACATGATCGGCCATTTTTCTCACAGTTTCATCGCCTTCTGTCACTACGGCAATGATCTTCCCTTTCCTCGCTTTAACCTCTTGGATATTGCTGACCACTTTCTCATATGAGCTATCCTGTGTAGCAATGAAAACAACCGGCATTTCCTCATCGATCAGTGCAATGGGGCCATGCTTCATTTCAGCGGCAGGATAGCCTTCAGCGTGTATATAAGAGATCTCCTTAAGCTTCAATGCACCTTCTAAAGCAACAGGGAAATTATATCCCCTGCCTAAATAGAGGAAGTTACTGGCGTCCTTATACTGAGCAGATATTTTTTCAATTTGCTCATTAAGTTTCAAGGCCTTTTCTACTTTTGCTGGAATGGCTTCCAACTCACTTAAAAGCTGCATGTATTTGCTCTCGGGTAATGTACCCCTTTGGTAGCCGAGCATTAGGGCCATCATGGAAAGCACAGAGATCTGGGCCGTAAAAGCTTTTGTGGAGGCAACACCGATTTCTGGTCCCGCATGGGTATAAGACCCAGCGTGTGTTGCTCGTGCGATGGAAGATCCCACCACATTGCATACGCCAAAGATGGTTGCTCCCTTAGATTTGGCTAGCTCAATGGCCGCCAAGGTATCCGCTGTTTCACCAGACTGGGAAATGGCAATGACAAAATCCTTGCTGTTGATAACCGGGTTTCTGTACCTGAATTCCGAGGCATATTCTACCTCAACAGGTACCCTGGCGAATTCCTCAAAGAGGTATTCTGCCACCAAGCCTGCATGCCAGCTGGTCCCGCAAGCAGTGATGATGATCCGGTCGGCATTTTGGAACTTGTTCATATAGTCCCTTAATCCGCCTAAGACCAATCGGCCACCTTTGGCATCTAACCTTCCGCGCATACAATCCGCAATGGACCTGGGTTGTTCGCTGATCTCTTTAAGCATAAAGTGATCAAATCCACCTTTTTCGATAGACTCCAATTCCATCTCCAATTGGTTGATATAAGGGTGGGTCTCTACATTCTCAATGGTCTTGATCTGTAGTTTGGCATCCCGGATCACAGCGATTTCATAGTCGTCCAAGTAGACCACTTGGTTGGTGTATTCCACTATCGGGGTAGCATCAGAAGCTAAGAAGAATTCATCCTCTCCTACTCCAATGACCAATGGAGACCCCTTTCTGGCAGCTATGAGCGTATCAGGTTCATCCTTGTGAATCAAAACAATGGCATAGGCCCCTACGATTTTATGCAGGGCCAAGCGTACAGCCTCTTCAATGCTGCAGTTGTTGTTTTGATAAATGTCTTCAATAAAGTTGATGAAGACTTCTGAATCCGTTTCACTATGAAAGGTGTACCCCTTATTGATCAGGTCAGTTTTCAGCACATCATAGTTTTCGATGATTCCGTTATGGATCATGGCGAAATTTTCTGATGAGGAATAGTGAGGGTGAGCATTGGCATCGTTGGGTTCACCATGCGTTGCCCATCTCGTGTGACCTATCCCAATATGGGAATGGAGGTTGGTATTGTCCAAAAGGGAGTTTTCCAGTTCGGAAACTTTTCCCTTTTTTTTGTAGACATTCAGGCCGGCTTCGTTTAGTAAGGCCACACCGGCACTGTCATAGCCTCGATATTCGAGTCTTTTTAGGCCTTTTATGATGACAGGCAGGGCTTCCTGCTTGCCAACATAGGCTACAATTCCACACATAAAAGTTTTTGTTTATTAGGGTCGGAAATTTATTTTATTTATTCATATTATTCTTCATATTCCTCAAGTTGAAAATTCATTATCTTGTATAGATAAAGAAGAGCTTAATGACAATCTTTCATTTCCTCACTCTTCGCTCCCCTAGCACACTTAAGGAGCAACTCCTTCACTAAGCAATTTCCTGTCATGATCATAACTAATTTAGTTTTACCCACGATTACAAATGTGATGCCACCCACAAGAATTTATATGCAGGATGCCTTCACTTCACAAATGTTGAAAACACTACTCATATTGGGGTAAAGTCTCCTAATCTTAGATCACAAATATTTTCAACTAATAATTGAGCATATCTTTGATATGCTCTATCACTCGTTCTAAAATGGCAAATAGCTGCTTAGGTACAAGATGAAGGTTTAAACCTAAAGACCTCCGCTGTGATTGGGAGTAGTCCAGACTCCCAATCTGCTCTTATGGATAAAAAACCAGGAAATGGATTTATACTAATTATCAAACGATGATTCACTATAATCCTTAAAAAAGCATTAAAGCCACCTCAAATAAATGAGATGGCTTTGTGATTATTTATATCTTTCAGCCTTAGACCTTCTACTTTCGGCCTTCAGCCTTCGACTATTTCTCTACCACACTTTCCTTCTTCCATAGCTTTTCCGGATAAACTCCCTTTTGATGCAAATCCCTTAAGGACTCCTCAACAAACTCCTTATC is from Echinicola marina and encodes:
- a CDS encoding DUF7151 family protein translates to MNYCIKSIGTPCILSLFLFSCEGEIGPNGLSSLTNITDEKAGTNCETGGLKIETGLDSDSNGLLDQNEVLNVNYVCNGSNGLSSLTRFSPELPGSNCENGGIVISSGIDLNKDGVLGDEEVTTSSFVCNGINGQNGLINSTSEPPSEICKFGGIKINSGIDTNGDNILDETEITSSALVCNGNDGKNSLSKVNIVPKGERCENGGLKFSSGIDSNNNGVLDEIEIESTSYTCNGLDGNLSLINISDQSKGDKCENGGIKIESGIDINNNYQLDQSEILVTKYVCHGSSGIINEEIQIKLSNGIGTAMNTSSSTPTLVPLTTYLDLNNYPNVDSVVFVSDPWVAETNNYASLELYNITDAEIVTESMIRSNKLYSGRTQIKTGNIFTHIPQKSIQLGLRFRSEIDGSYAASGIPYLYLYRKK
- a CDS encoding MraY family glycosyltransferase; the encoded protein is MGFISGVIVIFSFGELGNFSYVLVSMGMLFSIGLWDDMKDLSAMQKLIGQLMAFFLVVILGDFRIHSFYGFLGVEELPIWISYSLSLFMLVGLTNAYNLIDGLDGLAGILGLISTGFMSIWFGLTGFYIPSLLCLSLSAAIIGFLFYNWHPAKIFMGDTGSLPLGLFIATMAFYFIYANGELMNSNNSLFRFDAPITTGLVMMVICCYDTLRVFVRRIRRGHSPFSPDKSHIHHFLMRMGNRHDQVAMMLGGLKLLFLALMIVCKDLNDWIMFPVVSILAISLGSVINVVTLRKVRAKVLSSPRVLSKSTYRFPEPVKEQNWEREKIKEY
- the glmS gene encoding glutamine--fructose-6-phosphate transaminase (isomerizing), whose protein sequence is MCGIVAYVGKQEALPVIIKGLKRLEYRGYDSAGVALLNEAGLNVYKKKGKVSELENSLLDNTNLHSHIGIGHTRWATHGEPNDANAHPHYSSSENFAMIHNGIIENYDVLKTDLINKGYTFHSETDSEVFINFIEDIYQNNNCSIEEAVRLALHKIVGAYAIVLIHKDEPDTLIAARKGSPLVIGVGEDEFFLASDATPIVEYTNQVVYLDDYEIAVIRDAKLQIKTIENVETHPYINQLEMELESIEKGGFDHFMLKEISEQPRSIADCMRGRLDAKGGRLVLGGLRDYMNKFQNADRIIITACGTSWHAGLVAEYLFEEFARVPVEVEYASEFRYRNPVINSKDFVIAISQSGETADTLAAIELAKSKGATIFGVCNVVGSSIARATHAGSYTHAGPEIGVASTKAFTAQISVLSMMALMLGYQRGTLPESKYMQLLSELEAIPAKVEKALKLNEQIEKISAQYKDASNFLYLGRGYNFPVALEGALKLKEISYIHAEGYPAAEMKHGPIALIDEEMPVVFIATQDSSYEKVVSNIQEVKARKGKIIAVVTEGDETVRKMADHVIEIPRAHEAFVPLISVIPLQQLSYHIAVMRGCNVDQPRNLAKSVTVE